GTCAGACCTCCGAGCATTGGCCCTTCGCTAGTCGATCAAAAATGACATCTCAGCTAACTCCGATCAACGGGAGATGGCCGAAACGGACTGCAGGAAATTAATCCTTAGGCAGCCAACGCGTATGCGTTATTGTTGAGTATTGGTTTCCGCTTATTTTACGCGCACACAGAAAAAGCGCGGCATGCGACCCAAAGCACCCTATACCCGTCGAATCCAGTTCGTCCCCATATTGCAAAAGAACATTGGTATCTGTGAGATACATTCCTAGAACGTCGCATGGTCGTAAAAAATTCCGTAATTGTCAACACCAAGGAACATCCTTGTATATAAATGCCGCATGTTTTAATTTACCACGTCCAACCATCTGCGAGGTTTTCATATATGCCGGCGAATTTATCCACTTCGTACATGGGTTTTACGTTAAAAAACCCGATTGTTCCTTCGGCTTCTCCGCTATCTAAACATTTAGACAATATCAGGAAAATGGAAGATGCGGGGGCTGCGGCTGTTGTACTATTTTCGTTGTTTGAAGAGCAGATTTATCACGATGCGATGGAGTTAGTACAAGAAGCCTCCAAAATAAGTGAGGACTTCCGAAACTCCTTTGATTACTTACGCGAACTCAATCAGTCGCATTATAATCCTGATGCTTATCTTGAGCATATCCGCAAAGCCAAAGAAGTTGTTAAAATTCCTATCATTGCCAGCCTCAACGGATCTTCGGATAACGGTTGGTTACAATACGCCAAATCCATTGAAGCGGCAGGCGCTGACGGGCTGGAGCTGAATCTGTATCACATCGCCGCAGATCCTAAAAAAAATTCTGCGCAAATTGAAGATCAATTCATACACGTCGTCCGTTCCGTCAAAAATCTTAAGATCCCTGTTTCTGTCAAACTCAGCCCTCATATCACAGGGTTAGCTAACTTTGTTTCCCGGTTGGACGAAACGCGCGTGGACGGTGTTGTTCTTTTTAATCGCTTTTATCAACCCGATTTTAATCTTAACTCGCTCAAAGTTGTTCCTAATATCAATCTTAGTGACTCAACCGATTTACGGCTTGCTTTGCGCTGGACAGCGATCCTGTATGGTCAGGTGCATGCCCCGATTGCAGCGACAAGCGGCATACATTCCCACGAAGATGCGATCAAAATGATTATGGCCGGCGCTTCGGTAACGATGGTGTGTTCCGCCTTACTCAAAAACGGCATCTCTCACATTACGGAATTACTGCGTGATATAGAGCTTTGGATGGATATTCACGAGTGCCAATCATTGAGCCATATCCGCGGCAGCATGAGTCAAAAATCCAAAGACGACCCATCGGCCATGGAACGTGCGCAATACATCAAAGCATTAGCTCAGTATTAGCGACCTACATCATTGATTTACTTTACATCGTAGTCGGCGCCATACGTCTGGAGTTGATCATCGCTAGTCAATCTTTGTTTTATGATGGCGCCAGTAATTTGTTTTCTGTCAATCCATGGGCACACTATACATGCGGCGTTCACCATATTCACCGGTTCAGACTCCATACATAGACGATATCTGAGTTGTCAAAAAAAATACAAGTTTATCTGTGATATCATAATTCCAACATCTTCACGTTCATTCATACTCGATGAATGAATGCTTTTTACTGAGAGCTAATATGTTATTACAAAAGCCTCAAACTGATCCGAGTTCACATTGTTACCACACATGCTATTGTTTTACGTTTCCATTCAAATCCAACTTCAAAAGATAAATATCGGTCGAATTGGAGTCCGTAAAAGTATATCCCGCACTGTAGATGGAATTTCTTATCACTTCCACCCCCATACCTTCATCATCCAACGCATCTCCATAATGTTTACTCCAAACCGCAGAACCCTGCGCTGTAAATCGCGCTACCCACATTTGATATCTCGGCCCGACAAAGCGATCATAAAAACGTCCGCTTACAATATAGTCACCGTTGCTCAATCGAGAGAGCGCATGCGGACGAAGAATAGGGAAAGCATCTTCACGAAACTGTTCTCTGTATTTAGTTTGCATTATTATATTACCATCTAAGTCCACCCGGACAAACCAAAAATCCGTGTGACCGTAATGAGGGAACGACAATAATGAACTCGCTGCTATTACAATATGCCCGGAGCTTTCAAAAGCCAAAGCTCGAGCCACATCACGATTTGGAATAAGCCCTGTAGCAGAATCAATCAAACTATGGTATGTTTTTAACCATGTGGTTTGACCAAGATTGTTCATTTTGATCAAAAACGCATCACTATAGCTACTATAAGGGGTATTCTGTATCGTCTGTCCACCAATGAAAATATCGTCGGCTGGTGTGATAAGAATATCTTTGGGTTCTATAGGAATGTCAGAAGTCACCGATTCTTGCCAAATTAATTTCCCATCGTCGCTGATTCTAAATACCAAAACATGGCCATCTTCCTGCAAAACCGTTTTCTCGTATGCAACGCCTGTAACCGATTCATCCGTACCCATATCCAGAGCAACACCATATGTACTGCTAGGACCTTCGACTTCGTATGTCCAAACAAGATTTCCGTCGGGCGACAACTTTCCTACGACCGCATTCGTATCAGCGCTGGATCTACAGATGGTTCCAATGATATAAATATAACCTTCCTCGTCAACAACAGCGTCTGTCAATTCATCAAAATAATTCCCGCCCAAGGTTTTTGCCCATACGCTTTTCATGTTTTTATTGAAAAGTACGAGATATAAATCATATTGCCCTCTCAGGCTATTGGTGCGCCCCCCGATAAAGATTCCTCCCTCCGGCGTGGCGGCTACGACGCTGGCTTGTTCGGCACCTACAAGACCAAACGTACTGGCAAATTCACCGGAATTATTAACCGTAGAAACTGACTCGCACGAAACGGTTAAGAAGATTAAAAATAAATAGAGAAAATAAAAATCATCACATTGCATAGATAGAAGAGATTTGAACATAGACGTAGGATTTGATTAATAATAAAATGTTATTTATTACGTAATATAATATAATATTTTTAAATAGAATACAATTTCTTCATAATTACTTTTTATGTAAACAAGGAATCGAATCCCGCTGCAACAGGAAACTTAATGATTGAAACCCACTACAATAACGCACAGAATGTGTAACACACTAAGTTAACCATTCCATTATCATCAAAATAAATCACGCAAAAAAATAAAAACCTGAGTCTGTACAACTCAGGTTTTTGTGCGTCCACAAGGAATCGAACCTTGAACCTAATGATTAAGAGTCATTTGCTCTGCCAATTGAGCTATGGACGCGTTTAAAAAATCGGACGCAATATAGTCGCGACATACTAACGACGCAAGCTCTTTTTATTCATTTTTATCATTGATCACGTCGTATATTAATTGACGAAATGCATCCACCTGAAACGGTTTGATGATATAACCTTTAAACCCATACGATTTGTGATCAGCCATGATCGGATCGTTGGAATAGCCGCTTGAGACGACGGCGCGAACGTTCGGATCAATTTCTAAAAGCTTTTTTATTGTTTCTTTTCCGCCCATACCTCCGGGAATCGTGAGATCCATGATCACGACATCATACGGCACTCCGGCATCTCGTGCCGTCGTAAACGCGCGTATGGCATCTGTGCCATCAGTGACGGAATCCGTCTGGTAACCAAACTTACGCAGAATACGTGTGGTTATTTCCCGGATGTCTTCTTCGTCATCCATGACAAGTATTTTTCCGCTGCCCATTCCAAGTTCCTTTTGCGGGGCCGATTGTTGTTGCACTTGTTTTTCCGAAGCCGGCAGATACACCGTAAAAACAGAACCGACGCCAAGTTGTGATTCGACGGATATTGCGCCCTGATGGTTCTTTACGATGGAATAACAAGTAGCCAAACCCAAGCCGCTACCGCGTTGTTTGGTTGTAAAATACGGATCGAAAATTTTAGACAAATATTCCGACGCAATGCCGACACCTTGATCGGTAATTCCCATGCGAATATATTTTCCTGCCGCAAGATGCATGATCGCATTTTCATCTAAGTATACGTTTTCTGCTTTTATATGTATAACTCCGCCGTCCGGCATCGCATGAACAGCGTTAATCACCAGATTCTGAATCACTTGACTGATCTGTCCCTCATCGATTTCGGCAGGCCATAAATCATCCGGCATATCATACTCACACAACACATTGGATCCGCGCATCATAAAGTCCGCCGCTTCACGAATCAATTCACTGATGGTCAGCGTTTTCCTGACCGGCGATCCGCCTTTGGCAAACGTGAGTAATTGTTGCGTCAGTTCTTTGGCGCGAAATCCGGCTTTTTCAGAGCGGGATAATATATCATCAATTTTATCATAGTGATGCTGCTGATGTTCCATACGCGCCAGTGAAATATTACCCAATATCGCTGTCAAAATATTATTAAAGTCGTGCGCAATACCACCGGCAAGTAATCCGACCGATTCCAGTTTGATAGATTTCAGGCGTTCTTCTTCTATTTTTTGTTTCTCTGTGATATCACGAAACACAAGTACCACACCGATGATCGTACTTTCTTTGTCACGGATGGGCGCACCGCTGTCGGCTATCAATCGTTCTGTGCCATCACGAGCGATCAACGCCGTATTTTGTTCCAGCTCAAAAATGCCGCCGCTTTGAATGATCCGACGCACCGGCTCCGCAATACGCACTTTGGTTTTGTAATTGATGATATGAAAAATATCCTCGATCGGTCTGTCTTGCGCTTCTTCTTGCGTCCATCCGGTCAATACTTCGGCAACACGATTGATCAAAACGATCCGTCCTTGCACATCCGTCGTGATCACGCCGTCACCGATCGAACGCAGTGTCACAGATAACCGCTCTTTTTCGGCTTCGAGAGCGCGTTCGGTTTTTTTGCGATCCGTTATATCATAATATACACCCTGAATAGCCGGTGTGTCATTCCATAAAATTTCAGCTACCCGCACTTCTAAATCACGAATGCGACCGTCTTTGGTGATTACCTTTAGTTCATACAAATCCGATACGGGTAATCCTTGACGTCGCCGTTCCATTCGCTCTTCGATCATAGGCTTATTCTCGGGTGCGATAATCTTGTATATCGAGAAATCCGGTTGTGATACGTCATGCGCTGT
This window of the bacterium genome carries:
- a CDS encoding dihydroorotate dehydrogenase-like protein, with translation MPANLSTSYMGFTLKNPIVPSASPLSKHLDNIRKMEDAGAAAVVLFSLFEEQIYHDAMELVQEASKISEDFRNSFDYLRELNQSHYNPDAYLEHIRKAKEVVKIPIIASLNGSSDNGWLQYAKSIEAAGADGLELNLYHIAADPKKNSAQIEDQFIHVVRSVKNLKIPVSVKLSPHITGLANFVSRLDETRVDGVVLFNRFYQPDFNLNSLKVVPNINLSDSTDLRLALRWTAILYGQVHAPIAATSGIHSHEDAIKMIMAGASVTMVCSALLKNGISHITELLRDIELWMDIHECQSLSHIRGSMSQKSKDDPSAMERAQYIKALAQY